From Nymphalis io chromosome 29, ilAglIoxx1.1, whole genome shotgun sequence:
GAAGCTATCTAGCTGAAATACCTAAAGGGTGTGCTCTACAAACGTCCATCTTCACCATCACTAACCACCATGATCAAGTAAAAGGACAAGTTttgaaaatgttgaatatagaatatagtaATGAAGATCCATACAAAGCGACAGCGAAGAACATCTTGAAATTGAACAGTATAGATTTGACTCACTTACATTCAACCAATACCAGGATTGCCTCTCAAGAACCAGTGACTTTGGAATTGTCGAACTTAGACACGCTCTATCACACGACTATACCTGTCTACCTACTCATCGGTGCATCAGTACTCACTATTAGCATCGTCCTTATTCGTCGCAAATGTATGCTTTCAAAGAATACTAACCAGAAGGAAAATGAGGCAACCAGAACACAAGAAGTCCAGGACAGCCCCAGAGATCCTATGTCTCTATCAGCACTATTTTCGACAAAAGTCTCCAAATAGCTGCTGATCCTGCGGAGGgagttgttaagaaataatcgcaagacctccccgaacatcgagcgctaccaagaaataccataccgtgagaaataatcacaccatgcattccttgaagctagcacctgttgccagcgtcgctgctttgtttcgcaagacctcccgaacatcgagtgctaccaagaattgccataccgtggggaccattcagtgattcaccgatttcgttataaatatgtaattcagactacagatcttcactttttgttctgacatcgaacagactgtcacgtattagaaattagaaataattaattgttaaatttaattacttaaataaacgtataagttaaattcgttcggtttcattctgcatcctcaacggcagccctacgtaattaagtattatgttttaattatccaaccaaaatatgaatgtttattttataattgtctaTCAGTATTTAAGTCGCGGTCACCTCGCTCCGCGCGGGGATTTCCCGCTGCATGCCCAGCAACGCGCGTCCTTCCACTACATCAACGCGGCGCCGCAATGGATGCGCGGCAACGCGGGTGACTGGGCGGCTTTAGAGGACGTTCGTATTTTGCTCATTTTAATAGCTTAGGCATATAGAGTcgtatatttctaaataaccCTTAATTTCCAGGCGGTTCGTCGTCGCGCAATACGTTCAGAAACGATGCTGCACGTATACACAGGCACACTCGGAGTGACTACACTCTCTGATGAAAATTCCACATACAAGGATTTTTACCTAGACGTCGACGAAAACAATAACGGTATCCTCCCCGTGCCTTTGTATTTTTTCAAggtatgtataattgtatacttataatttatttttctattgagatttattttgtctttttttttacattttttgtttaaccACTTTAAAATGAATCCTTCGACCAATTTTActtcaaataataaacataatatcaaTAGAAAAATCGGCCTTAAGACACCATGAATTCGTTCATACTATCATCgtgtttatcaatattattaaatacttctcGTCGTAAttgataatgaataaaaacttaatattttaaattttcaggtAATTTATGACCCCAGAGAGAAGACAGCTGCAGTATTTGTGTCAATTAACTCTTCCTATTACAATCAAACAATGACAGATAAACTAACGTTTTGTAATGATATTTGTGAACACAATTCTAAATATTCCTGGTTAAAATGGCGCTCGAATGACGGGACTCACAGTTTCTGCTGTTCTTATGaagaatttgttaataaatataacgttttaccaaaattaaaagttcaaggcttatttttttaagaaaattaatatataaaaataattaagactaAAAGCtagtatataaatgttataatgcaGTTCTGTAATTATTTTACGATTACGATACGATTATATTGTTACGTTGCTTCTGTGACAAcgaattcttttttatttgacattgacaACAAACACGTGCTTtcctaattttttataaaagtttagaaatagtaaaatcgttttttttttttttaattaataaaatatatgttatttattaaaaaagtaaagcttaaaaaaatagcaCACCGTTTTTGTATAGTCAAATGAATTTCTCTAGtatttgtaagaaatactaaatacatcttatattatttatttcttagtaaTACTTAAAATCGTAAttgatatttactatttacacACAATAAACGATGCTATAATTTTGTTGAATAGtttgaatattttacttattcgatagcgttgacatTAAAACTGAGATTTGTGTGGAgggaaaacagcgccatctggTGACAATAATCAGATTTCAATACAAATCGAAGTCCGTTGACTATCAAATAAGTATAAAACCTCGCACAAGGCACACAGATCTTACACATATCTAAAGAAACTTCCATCTACTTAGTGTTACCAGAACGAAGCTAGgttgaatgtaataaataaaacaactttatttgtacatagttattaatttgtctatttattaacatatataaatatttataaataaaatatatcgctTAAACTAATATCTTtacatttgagttttgtttttaaccctgtaaaaaaaaaaattacattcttttgttattcaaaattattcttatcaggtttatacaaataatacattataaaaattcatatttttaattgagacttcaatgtatttaaaatatagtcatAGTTTGATACAAATTGAGAACTGttgatttatatagaatatgtacAAGAATTAATGAACGAGCAACCATAGACAATTTGGTGCCAAATACTTATTTTGTACGTCATGGGGAGCTCTCGCTTTCGAGTCTGTTCTAATATAGATGAAGTTTATATTCTCGTCTCGAAtgacactatttttatataaagaatatatcaatttattcttTGCATAAAAAACACATAGCTGATGATTTAACGTCTCCTTACCATCAAGAACGAACGTAAGTCCTTCCACTCCCTCTATGACCATGTGACAGaaataaagcaattaaaaaattaaacaaattagttTTTCTATTATCTGCATTCTATTGACGTATAtcgtttatttacaaatttgacATAATTATTTCTCTTGTCAATGGGGCATAAATATCTATTGTtctcttttcatttatttataacgagAGAGTGAAAGAGAGATAACGAAATagcaatataatttacaaaagctAGTTGATAGAATGATATAGTTGTAAAAAGATTTGAAACATACTTTGTACTACTTTCATTCGTCATTCAAAGACACACATTCAAGTATTCTACACAACATACATACCATAATTTAGCTTTCTtggaattaattaaatcaataatcaaACATTCGGAGTCTTATATCCAAATTTTGTCAACGAccgaatgaatatttataatagactGAAAGAGTGAACGAAATGTAGTTTgtcgttcttattttaaaatggtaaCCGGTATGTAACGTCAATTCCTAATTGGATATCAAGTGTCATTTAGTTTTTTGTACTATTTTgaatcgtttattattttttcagtgtgaagacatggagcagaagtagGTAATAAAACCGATACGGAATTACGTAACTgcattaatttgtataaaaaattatcataattagaCTTTTTCAAATCCAATTAAAATAACAGTGCTTTTCAGAGTGATtcctataatttttaaattggtaaaatttactaaaacaGTTTGCACAATTTCAATATTTGATAGAAATTAGCAAgggttttaatttatatcgttatataatccttaaaacagtttaaatcccacagctgggcaaaatGTCCTACACGTGGGATCCTTTCCAGTTTAGCAAAGATTAGCTTATACGTTTTggtgtatttaaataatgtcatCCATTTAAACGAAAAGTTTAGACGCATTTGAAATTATACTAAATTGAATTCGAACATACTTAAGTACGTTTCcgctagattttttttattcaataaagtttttttaaaggttATATATACCCATATTTCTTTCGAGACCTTTGCACTGATTATTACAGATTAAgcttatttataatctgtattttatCAGCTACTACGCTTATTGCAAGACAAACTCTTTTTAACGTTGAAAGTTAAACGGAATTATCTTTACTTTCAACGATAGCACTTAAGGCTTGCCTGTCTCGTTTATTTTCGCAGGCACAAGAAACCAAAGCCAATAAGTGCTTATTGGAATATTCAGTTTTTTCTCTAACAAAACATTCCAATTCATTTCTCGGCAAATAATACGCTTTTACATATCTATCGACGTAGTCTTGAAACGGAACAGGTTTGAGACGGGAGATTTTTTCCAATTTTACGAATAACTGTCTATAATCTAATTGCATCAACCCCCTACCCCCATTTGAACATTTCGTCGCGTTCGAAAATCCTTCCACTAACAAATGGACAATGAATTTGGAAACCATTGACCAAATTGAGTTTATAACCTCCAAATTAAGAGTCACCCTTGTTGCTATATTCTCTAAGCGGAGAGCAAACACTTGAATTTTTCGTATAATCATATCTACGTATGGACTATGCTCAACAGCAACGTTTTTAACGTCCCATCGCACTTGGGACATCGCTATCAAAGCTGATCGAGCGTCCACAGCTTTCGAAGCAGAACACATATACACAGGCATCCTCAAATCAGCCACAACAGCCAGCGTATTATCTCTAAAATGTTCTAAGATCATTCGTTGATGTTGAGCTACAACAGACTCTAAATATGGGTGTAAAAGTTCATATTGCTTTGCGAGGAATATAACACTTTCGACACCAACAATGCGCTCGCTCAAGCCGTGCAAATTAGCCTCGGAATCCATGTCCAAATGCTGTGGAACGCTTGGACATTCAAAACTCGCACTGTCCTCAGTCGACACATTGATACTATTGGATATCCTTTTGAGGACTAAATTTAGTTTCGAAGTATACAAAGTTGACGATGCCACGTCCAAATCGGACGTGAAGAATAAGTGGACAGCGTAGAAGTAATAATCAAAGAGCTGGTTCATGAGCATAATAACCTCTAACGAGATTTGGGGTAGGTATCTACTGATTTGGAGATATTGTCCGCAATTTCGGAGAACCGAAAGAGTTGTGTTTGTGACTATAACGCTTTCTTTTAATTTCGAAGGACTCGTTGGTACGTAATCATTAGTTGTTGAATAATCGTGTCGGTCTTCTTCAACGAAATCTCGTCTCAGTTCATCCGGTTCGTCATCCGATTCATCGCTCGCGTCCGATTCCGGTTCGATTCCGAATATATCGTCGTTCGTCACATTTTCATTCCTGAATATTTCGAAGGGTGTTCTAGATGTTTTTTgggtaaaatatttcaatatatagacGCTGTCATCTTGTGACGCCGCGGACGACGTTGCGTCGGATTGTGTCTTTGCAATTGATGTTTCAGATTTGACCGGGTTCAAATATTTCCTGAACTTTTTGAATTCTTGTAAATTTTGAAGGTTGAACGTCGATTTGACTGGACACTGTTCCCAGCCTTCGTTTTCCAGGAATAACTTCAATTCCTCCATCCTGCCTCTATGATAGTTCTTGATGTAGGACACGCTCTGGGTTTTGATGAAATCTTGCAATAAATCCGATTTGTCGCCGCAAAATATCTCCGCAACTTGCGTCAACTTTCTTAATATTCCCAGCATTTGTATAAACTTTTCAAACGGAAATTCTTCTAAGCCTGAACTCTTTAAGAACGTAGATACCTTCGCTTGGACGTCATTCCATATTCTTATGAGACCGGCTTTTAATTTTTGCTTGATGTATTCCCTGCTGACGTTCTTTTCTATGTCGAAAACATTTGAACTCGGAACAGCCTCCTCGTTCTTCGTGTGCCAGCTGACCAGCAAATAGTAACTTCTCATCACGAGAAACAATTTTTCACACAAGTTCAACAAACAAAGCGGTGCTTTTGTAGTAGGCACGGTTTGGCACATTTCTTGAAACTTAATTTCCGACGAATTGTTATTCAAATAGGGCTTTATAGCTTCTAAAGCAGATTCGTTTACAGCCGAGGAATAATGCATATGTAATTGTTCCATCGCGGCTTGAGTTTTACCAAGGAGGTCGTAagctttctttaattttttaaaaacattttcgtCGAAATTATAACAGATACTGGCCAGTACTGAATCTAGCCTTTCCTCTGTCATGTCTAACGTATCTTGAAGTCTTGTAGCTAGGTCCGCTATGCAAGTATACTCTTTATGCGCTGCTGCCGCttttttacttttcaatattaaatcaatagcttcataatattcttttttgcttaaaaaattaGCCACGTCGTTCTCGACGCTTCGTAAATTTTGTAACAATTGCAGGGACTTTAgaactgattttataatttgtctctTTCTAACATTAGCGAGTATGACGAAGGTGGAAATAGTCAAATGATTGGAGGCTGTCTTTAATCGTTCTCTCGCTTTCCTACACGTCTCTAACGTGTCTGTCAGTTGTGCGCGAATGTTTTGGATTTCAGCGGATTCTCTATCACAGTTATCACGTTGTTGAGATATCAAGTGAAGGGCTTTGCCAGATACTACCTGCAGAAGATTACATGGCTTAAGTTAGTAAAGTTGAATGGCCTGTAAATGACCCacaggctaaggcctcctctctattTGAGGGGAGGCTTTGGGCATAACTTCATCCACCACatccatcgtgaggaaatcctcacgatgttttccttcacacaTGAAAACctaacggttaagattcacgttgaAAAACCAACGCGGCCATCTAGGTACCTAAATAAGTACCTAGGTAAGTTAATacgattatgtaaatattttgtttacctGCTGTTGTCGCTTCAGCTTGCTGAACATTGCCTCAATAGCGACGCAGTCCGGAGGCGAAGGCGCGTGCTCCAACACGTAGCGAGCCGCGTCGAATTCGGACGTCGGCGAGAAGTACACATGGTCGATCTCACGAAGAAccttacataaataaacaaagacagAAATAGAGAGATAAAGAAGAGAGAGAATTCAAATACAAGACTACATACTTTCCAACACTAACTTACAAAgttgggctgctactgagaattgctCATTATAAAAACTTCAAACTTTTATTAGTCTAAACCGGCGTAT
This genomic window contains:
- the LOC126779460 gene encoding syndetin — its product is MENRHAPPGVNSRSQTAAQSAADLEVLREIDHVYFSPTSEFDAARYVLEHAPSPPDCVAIEAMFSKLKRQQQVVSGKALHLISQQRDNCDRESAEIQNIRAQLTDTLETCRKARERLKTASNHLTISTFVILANVRKRQIIKSVLKSLQLLQNLRSVENDVANFLSKKEYYEAIDLILKSKKAAAAHKEYTCIADLATRLQDTLDMTEERLDSVLASICYNFDENVFKKLKKAYDLLGKTQAAMEQLHMHYSSAVNESALEAIKPYLNNNSSEIKFQEMCQTVPTTKAPLCLLNLCEKLFLVMRSYYLLVSWHTKNEEAVPSSNVFDIEKNVSREYIKQKLKAGLIRIWNDVQAKVSTFLKSSGLEEFPFEKFIQMLGILRKLTQVAEIFCGDKSDLLQDFIKTQSVSYIKNYHRGRMEELKLFLENEGWEQCPVKSTFNLQNLQEFKKFRKYLNPVKSETSIAKTQSDATSSAASQDDSVYILKYFTQKTSRTPFEIFRNENVTNDDIFGIEPESDASDESDDEPDELRRDFVEEDRHDYSTTNDYVPTSPSKLKESVIVTNTTLSVLRNCGQYLQISRYLPQISLEVIMLMNQLFDYYFYAVHLFFTSDLDVASSTLYTSKLNLVLKRISNSINVSTEDSASFECPSVPQHLDMDSEANLHGLSERIVGVESVIFLAKQYELLHPYLESVVAQHQRMILEHFRDNTLAVVADLRMPVYMCSASKAVDARSALIAMSQVRWDVKNVAVEHSPYVDMIIRKIQVFALRLENIATRVTLNLEVINSIWSMVSKFIVHLLVEGFSNATKCSNGGRGLMQLDYRQLFVKLEKISRLKPVPFQDYVDRYVKAYYLPRNELECFVREKTEYSNKHLLALVSCACENKRDRQALSAIVESKDNSV